CGGATTGCGGCCACGCGCCGGCGCTGATGGACGAGGACCAGATCGCCGTGGTCCGCGACTGGCTCCGGCACGGCGCATAACGGGTCGAACCGGATCTTCGGTGCCCCGGCCGATCCGATGGCCGGTTGCGACCGGGGTCCCGGGTCGGTCGCTGCGCCAACACGAGTTGACAGCGCGCCGCTCTTTCCCACCTAACGTGATCGGGAAGAGCGAGCGATCGAACCGCTGTGCCGCGCATTGCGTCGGCTCAGGCCGCGAAGACGGGTCGCCTGACTCTCCCGCGTCGGGGAGAGAAGGCATGGGGGGAATGACCCGCCGCAAGGTCTTGACCACATTGGCCCTGACGCTTGCACTGTCGGCGAATGCCTGCGCGCTGGATACCCGCTACCCTGCGCATCAGAATCCCGCACCACCCAGCCCTCCTGAGGAGGCGCAGATCACGCACCGGGTCATCCTGATCGGGGATGCCGGCGAAGCCGAAGCGGGCGACCCCGTCTTGGCCGAACTGCGGCGTGTCGCGGCCGAATTCGACAGTGCGCGGACGACCATCGTCTTCCTCGGCGACAACATCTATCCCGACGGTCTGCCGCCCGAGGACCACCCGCTCCACGAGGTCGCCAAATCGCGCCTGAAGGAGCAGATCGATGCCGCGATCGCGAACGGCGCCGAAACCGTCTTCGTCCCGGGGAACCACGACTACGGGCGGGAGGGCCAAGCGGCGCTGGTTCGGCAGGCGGACTATGTCAGGTCTTTAAGCGGCGGCGGCGCGGAACTGCTCCCGCGCGGCGCCTGTCCCGGGCCCATCGTGCGGGACGTAGGGCCGCGGCTGCGGCTCATCTATCTCGACAGCGAATGGCTGGTTCGCAGGGACCGGCTTCATCCCTGCGCCGCGGGAGATCCCGACGCCGGGATCGATCCGGCGCAGGACGTCTATGACGCGCTCGATGCTGCGCTGTCCGGCGCCGAGGGTCGCCTGGTCGTCATCGCCGCCCACCATCCGCTGGCGTCCTACGGGATGCATGGCGGTTTCTACCCCTGGCAGGTCCACTTCTTTCCGCTTTGGAACCAACCCGACCTCCGGGGCACGCCGGTGCCCTATCTGCTGCCGCTTCCGGTCCTGCCGTCCCTGGTCTACGTCTGGCCGAGGCAGGCCGGTCTCTACACCAGGGACGATCTTGCGCACCGGAACTACCGGGATTTCATCGAGAGGTTCGATGCCGTGCTGCGGCGCCATCCAGATGTCGAGGTCGTCGTGGCGAGTGGGCACGAACACAACCTGCAGATCCTCTCGCACCGGATCGAGGGTGCCCCGGACGTGCTGCAGATCCTCTCGGGCTCCGGCACGATCTATCCTCCGACGCCGGTCGGCGTGGCGGAGAACACGGTGATGGCGAGCCCGCGTTCGGGCTTCGTCGTGCTCGATGTCCTGAAGACGGATGACCCCACGACAGGTTCCCGGGCCTTCGTCGAGGCGATCGAAGTCGGGCCGTCGACGGTCGAAGACAAGGGTTCGGCCTCGCCGAGCCTCTACCGGGACTTCAGGATGTGGCTGCCGGTCCGGCGGTCGTCGGCGTCGAGTGCCGCACGATCCTCTCGCTGACTCTCCGCTCCGAGACACGCAAAATCCGGGGTGCGTTCTCGGACCAATGGGATTGGCCGCGGCTGGCGGCCATTGCTCCGACCCGCGGGAGTTCTTGCGGAGTCCGCAGATCCGGGTTCCAAATCTTCACGATTCGGGCGCGCAGCCCTTCCATCGGAACTCGCCCTTCGGGCCGAGCGGCGCAAAGGGATTCCAGGCGACCTCCCAGAGGTGGCCTTCCGGGTCGGCGAAGATGCCGGAGTGTCCGCCCCAGAAGGCGTCCTGGGCCGGCTTGACGACCCGGCCACCGGCCGTCTCGACGGCGGCCAGGACGTGGGCGACCTCTTCCTTGGCGCGCACGTTGTAGGCCAGGACCATGCCCCGGAAGCCCTCGCCCGCGGGCGGCACCTGCGCGTCCTCCGCCAGCTTGTCCCAAGGGTAGAGGCAAAGGGTCATGCCGTGGAGGTCGTAGGCGACGATGCTCGCGGCTTCCTCGCCCTCGTTGGCGATCCGCCAGCCGAGTCTCTCGTAGAAGGCGCGGGCGGCCCCCAGGTCTTTCACGCCAAGGGTGACGATGCTGATGCGCTGCTCCATGGGCCGAAGTCCTCTCTCACCCGGCGCGGGTCCGGCAGTGCGGTCGGGGAAAAGGCTCGTGCCGCTGGCCTTGCCCGCCGGGACTCCCCATGTCGTGATCTTACGACGTGTTGCGCTCAGGACAGGACCGCAAACTGAACGACCACGGCAAGCAGCAGTTGGGTGCCGACGGCAAGGACCGCCCAGACGTTCACTTCGCTCACGCTATGCTCCCTGTAGGACCGCAAGAGGATCGTAAGAAAAGAACACAACATGAACATAGAGGATCTTTCAAGGCCTTTCTCTAAGGGGCAGGAGCGGCCCACGGCGGCCGGGGCGGGGGCGAGCTTCGACCCGCCGGACTTCGTCGCCCGCTTCCCCTGGCTCGGCGGCGATCTGCAGACCCTGCGCAACTTCATCGTGCGGCCGCGGCCGGACCTCTCGCCCTGGCCCGCGCGGCGGGTCGAGCTGGCATTGGACGACGGCTCGGGGGACCGCCTGCTGGCAGTGCTGCAGGAGAACGCCGACGGGGCCAAGCCGCTGGTGGTCCTGGTCCACGGCCTGACCGGCTGCCAGGACAGCTTCTACGTCCTCGGCACGACGCGGCTTCTCCTGGAGCAAGGCTATCCGGTGCTGCGCCTCAACCTGCGCGGCGCCGGGCCGGGGCGGCCGCTGGCCCGGCGGGGCTACAACGCCGGCAGCAGCGCGGACCTGGCCGCGGCCCTGCGGGCGCTTGGGGCGCAGGACGGCCGGCTTCTGGCCCGGGGCCTCGCCCTGGTCGGCTATTCCCTCGGCGGCAACATCCTGCTCAAGTTCCTGGCCGAGGCGGGGCGCGAGCTCCCGGTCGTGGCCGCCGCCAGCGTCTCGGCGCCGATCGACCTCAAGGCGACCCAGGTCCGCATCATGGCGGCGCGGAACCGGGTCTATCATGCCTACCTGCTGTCGCGCATGAAGGCCGAGCTGCTGGCCACCCCGGGCGGCGTCCTGCCGGAGGTGGCGACGAGGGCACGGCGGGCGCGCAGCGTCCTCGCCTTCGACGACACCGTCGTCGCGCCCGCGGCCGGCTTCAACGGCGCCGAGGATTACTACGCCCGCTGCTCCGCTCAGGGTTTCCTGCCCGCTATCGAGGTCCCGGCGCTTCTGCTCCACGCGCGCGACGATCCCTGGATCCCGGCGGCCGCCTACGATGCCGCCGCCGCGCGGGCGCAAGCCAACCTGCGGATCCGCTTGGCGCCCGGCGGCGGCCATGTCGGCTTTCACGGCAAAGGCAGCCGGGCTGCCT
The sequence above is a segment of the Kiloniellales bacterium genome. Coding sequences within it:
- a CDS encoding metallophosphoesterase — encoded protein: MGGMTRRKVLTTLALTLALSANACALDTRYPAHQNPAPPSPPEEAQITHRVILIGDAGEAEAGDPVLAELRRVAAEFDSARTTIVFLGDNIYPDGLPPEDHPLHEVAKSRLKEQIDAAIANGAETVFVPGNHDYGREGQAALVRQADYVRSLSGGGAELLPRGACPGPIVRDVGPRLRLIYLDSEWLVRRDRLHPCAAGDPDAGIDPAQDVYDALDAALSGAEGRLVVIAAHHPLASYGMHGGFYPWQVHFFPLWNQPDLRGTPVPYLLPLPVLPSLVYVWPRQAGLYTRDDLAHRNYRDFIERFDAVLRRHPDVEVVVASGHEHNLQILSHRIEGAPDVLQILSGSGTIYPPTPVGVAENTVMASPRSGFVVLDVLKTDDPTTGSRAFVEAIEVGPSTVEDKGSASPSLYRDFRMWLPVRRSSASSAARSSR
- a CDS encoding VOC family protein gives rise to the protein MEQRISIVTLGVKDLGAARAFYERLGWRIANEGEEAASIVAYDLHGMTLCLYPWDKLAEDAQVPPAGEGFRGMVLAYNVRAKEEVAHVLAAVETAGGRVVKPAQDAFWGGHSGIFADPEGHLWEVAWNPFAPLGPKGEFRWKGCAPES
- a CDS encoding alpha/beta fold hydrolase, with translation MNIEDLSRPFSKGQERPTAAGAGASFDPPDFVARFPWLGGDLQTLRNFIVRPRPDLSPWPARRVELALDDGSGDRLLAVLQENADGAKPLVVLVHGLTGCQDSFYVLGTTRLLLEQGYPVLRLNLRGAGPGRPLARRGYNAGSSADLAAALRALGAQDGRLLARGLALVGYSLGGNILLKFLAEAGRELPVVAAASVSAPIDLKATQVRIMAARNRVYHAYLLSRMKAELLATPGGVLPEVATRARRARSVLAFDDTVVAPAAGFNGAEDYYARCSAQGFLPAIEVPALLLHARDDPWIPAAAYDAAAARAQANLRIRLAPGGGHVGFHGKGSRAAWHDRTIAAFFDRSMAD